The Labeo rohita strain BAU-BD-2019 chromosome 10, IGBB_LRoh.1.0, whole genome shotgun sequence genomic interval caatagccaacaatgcattgtattgatcaaaattgatcgatttttcttttatgacaaaaatcatgaggatattaagtaaagatcatgttcgatgaagatattttgtaaatttcctactgtaaatatatcaaaacttaatttttgataagtaattATGCATcaataagaacttcatttggacaacttcaaaggcgttttttttaattattttttggcaccctcaagattccagattttcaaatagttgtatctcagccaaatattgccatatcctaacaaacaatggaaagcttatttatttagctttcagatgatgaataaatctcaatgtaaaaaatgtacccttatgactggttttgtggtccaaggtcacatatatatttttattctgaatcTTTTTCTCCTGCACAGGAGCATATGATCCAGAATGAGGTGGCTATCCTCAGAAGAGTGAAACATCCAAACATTGTGTTGCTGATTGAGGAAATGGACACTTACAGTGAACTCTACCTGGTCATGGAGCTTGTCAAGGTGTGTACTACAGCATACGCTAGCTGTCATTTTAACGCACGTACAGAAAGATTCACGAAAATCCAGTCACAGCTGGTTTTATACATCTTGTGGAGATATGAATGAATTTTAGCTCTTGGTAGGTCCTTGTAATGGCTGCCCTGTGCAGTTGTGCTGGCTCTGTTGAACTGAGCGTTATTTTAAGCTGCTGTTCCACTTACTCGACTCTTTGAGGGGATTTCTGCCATGTGAACAGCAAACCAGGCCACCATGAACTTTCTGCCTGCTTTGTATAAACAACTTGACCTCAAGAAAACTCTTGTGATGTAGATCATTTGGTATACATGAAACATGCAACCTTGCTTGGAAGCAAAACCCAACACTCTGATCTAGCTGTATATGTCAAATATGCCTCAATATGAGACAATATGACAATATGAAATGTCTATCCAAAgatattttgctgtattttgtgtATCGTGGAACATAAAAAGTGCACTTAAGGCTTGTTCTCAGATGATGATGTTGCTCTTTGTTGTTATCGTTATAGTTGTGATGTAGACAGAATTAGAATGTTTATTAAAACTGCatagttatcattcttggtgtgaacgggaATTTAGAGCGATAAAGGTGCCTAATATACTTGCCGTAAAAGAATTAGTTcaattccagaataaaaatttcccgatcatttactcactgccatgttatccaagatgtcgatgtctttctttcttcagtcaaaaagaaattaaggtttttgaggaaaacattccaggattttcctccatatagtggacctcaatggggatcaatgggttgaaggtccaatttgcagtttcaatgtGGTTTCAAAGGGGtccacacgatcccagccaaggaataaggatcttatctagcaaaacgatcattctttttaaaaaaataaaaataaaaattcatataccttttaaccacaaatgcacaaATGGAAAAGTGTGATATAGACGGCAGTACCAACCCAGCGTTTACAacgcgaacatgcaaagaaagtcacacatgctttacaaaaaaggtaacacAACCCCTGATTTTgaggttggaggagaaaattacaTGGGGTTTtaacctttccaatgtgattacgtaatgcgtgaattCGCATacgcgcatcacagagctagtgaaagagaagcatttgtggttaaaaagtatataaatgttttatttttttcaaaaattattgATCGTTTTtgcttgataagacccttattcctcagctgggattgtgtagagccctttaaagctgcattgaaactgcaatttggaccttcaacctgttggcccccattgaaatccactatatggagaaaaatcctggaatgttttcctcaaaaaccttaatttcttttcgactgaagaaagacatgaacatctttgatgacatgggggtaagtaaattatgaggaaatttttattctagaaGTCAAATAACAAAAGAGAATCACATAGTGCTCTTGGCTGAACAACTTAAGTAGCTTTAATAAGAATCACTGTGTatttcaatggggatcaacgggtccaaattaaattttcagtgcagcttcaaagggctccacacaatcccagcagagaaataagtatcttatctagcaaaacaattggtcattttctaaaaaaatgtaaaaattacccttcacgcattacatatcacgttggaaaggtcatacAATGAAGATTCCTCATTTGAATGCTACTGTTAAATAGACTTACTGTAAATGAAAAATTTATAGCATTATTACATTTGTATCTTTATTATATTGAATCTGtcttatttttagtaatttgcattgcaTTCTTATTTTTAGGGAGGAGATCTTTTTGATGCCATCACCTCCGCCAACAGATACACCGAGCGGGATGCCAGCGGCATGCTGTACAACCTGGCCAATGCTATCAAGTACTTACACAGCCTTAACATCGTCCACAGGGACATCAAGCCAGAGAACCTTTTGGTAAGATATCAAAACACCGTCCTTCCTTCCGTCTTTCCTTCCTTTCCCAAAAGTACTTCTGAGAAAGTCATCCTGACACATGTCACAGGTACAAGCGCAACACTTATCACATCCTAAAGTGGCGCTGTTTGATCACCAGCCTCCACAAGCGTGTGTTCCTGTGTGTGCGTGCCGAGGAAAGGAGCGGATGAAACTCATAGGTCTTGTGGGCTGGAACTACATAAGTGTGTTTGGAGAAAGAGAGATGATTGCTGCGAGCTCTTTGACTGAGTCTAGACCAGCCACCTACTGACTGACTGTATACGTGTGATATCACTTCAGCAGCGGAAGAACTGAGATGTGACTCACACATTGACAGTTCACAGACTGTACTGTTCTCCAAGGCTGCACTCGTACGAACCTTTTAGCAGACATCATTTATGAATCAATGGCCCTTCCTCCGCTGATTCAAAGATGGAAATGTTGTTTATGAAGCCCTGTTTTTGATCTGGGGAATGTGTCTGGAAATCCTGCGGGACTTATAATTGAAAATGTGACCCGCTAACGGTGAATAAAACCGTCTGTTTCTCAACCGCACTCCAGTGAGCTAGAAAAAGCCGCTTGCTCGCTTTCTGCGTGTCAAAGATAATCGCTTGTGGCTGGAAGCGTGCATGTCAAATGCACCTTGCAGTGCAGAATGAGGCTTTTTCAAAACGCATCactttacatattatataacaCCAAACACAAAGCCGGCCAAGCTTAGGATGctcctgtttcttttttagcATCAGTGGATTTTAGGTTAAAGACATTAAATGCACAAATATCAATTTATTTGAAGCCAGTGCATATTTTTGACATTGGGAATTGAGCGCCGGATATGTCATTTTCACAGTTTGCTGTGAAGAGACTAGGTTGTTTTTGGTCTAATGATGTTCTTGGCTTCGTTTCACAGGTGTACGAGCATCAAGACGGAAGCAAATCCCTGAAGCTGGGCGACTTTGGCTTGGCCACTGTGGTAGACGGACCCCTGTACACTGTCTGTGGAACACCCACATATGTAGCACCAGAGATTATCGCAGAGACCGGGTGAATATTTTAACACGTTTGCACAATCTGGGTCCTTGAAtgtgttatatatatgtatacatacatattttttcaaTGGAGTCGTGTGATGTTAAGCATAGTGCTGTGATTGTTATGACCATATTATgaagataaaatataatactaaaacaacttTTTGTTTCCTGTTAGGTATGGCCTTAAGGTAGATATCTGGGCGGCTGGAGTCATCACATATATTCTCCTCTGTGGCTTTCCTCCATTTCGTGGGTAAGGTTTTTGCATATACGAAAAATATTgcagttttaaaaatgctgaaaaaagaaTTTATCCAGTAGAAAAAGGTCCACATGTCGAAGATTCATTCTTAAATACATTCTGGCTGTGTATGTAGTGCAGCTTTGAGTAATGTAATCAAAGCTGTAACGTTATGTAAGATGTTACTGCGCCACCCTGTGGCTATTTGTCGCACTATCAGTGAATGAAACGAGCGCCTCCTGTCGATGCTTATATGAAGTTGCACTCTTTTTTTCAGGAGCACTGATGATCAAGAAGCTCTGTTTGACCAGATACTACTGGGACAGTTAGAATTTCCTCTTCCCTACTGGGACAATGTATCAGACTCAGCCAAAGTAAGTgagattaaataataaatatgaaaaacaatgtgataatatataatatgtgagttttgttaataaaaataatgtgataaCTAATATGTGGTGTTtttcaaaagcaaaaatatgatagtaaaaatcacatttgggCACATCAAAACAACCTGATaactaatattataaataatagtaaatgtgataaataatctgtagcattttaaaaaagagaaaaatatgatgGTAAGTGTGTTTTTTTAGAAGCAAAATAgtatgataataaataatatttgggcttttaaaaacaaaataaatattatatgataataaataatatgtgagtttttaaagcaaaataatatggtaaataATTTGTGGTGtttcaaaagcaaaaacaatgataagtgtttttttaaagcaaaaaagtatgataataaatattatttgggcttttaaaaatgtaaacaaaaattatatgatcataaataatatgttgggttttaaagcaaaataatatgataataaataatttgtggcgttttaaaagcaaaaatgatgataaccaaaatagtataataaatgatatttgggctttttaaaatacaattaaaaattatatgatAATAAATATGTGGGTTTTTAACGCAAAATTATatggtaataataaataaagctaaacaatgtgcttttttttaaagaaaaaaaagaaaaaatatataataataaatcatatgtggtttttaaagcaaaataatattataaataatttatgttgttttaaaagcaaaaatgattatatgttttttaaaagcaaagtagtatgataataaataatatttgtgctctttaaaatcaaaatacaaattatgtgatgataaataatatgtgtttttaaagctaaataatatgataattattatggtaataaataatatgtgggctctaaaatcaaaataatatgaTTACACTAATAATACgataatttcaaaattaaatttagaattaaaatttagaatgtttaaaatgaaattgcGTTTTGGTTTTGAAAAGCCTATATACTATTACTACATACTACATACTATAAACAGtaataattcttattattaatatattttttttactttttgattatGGTAAGTCATTGTGTTTGGCACTAACTCACTCTGTCCCGTCTGTCTCCACAGGAGCTGATAGTGTCTATGCTGCAGGTGGAAGTGGATCAGAGATACACAGCGCTGCAGGTGCTGGAACATCCCTGGGTCACTGTGAGTAATTCAACCTGAATCCATTACACTATACTGTGTACCAGACAAAATCCTAATACTTTGTTTAATAACTATAGTAACTGACGAGCTCCATTTCGATGGCTTCATTTCAGAATGACGGTCTGTCAGAAAACGAGCACCAGCTGTCAGTGGCGGGAAAGATCAAGAAGCACTTTAACACCGGGCCCAAGCCCAGCAACAACACCCCGGGAGTGTCTGTGATGACGGTAAGCCCACACGGACTGTCGAAGCCTGAAATTAAGAATCAGAcgctaaataaacatttagagCCAGTGAGTACCAGACACCATGTGAGATGGACAGCTTTTATGGGAGGCAAACACTATAACactttgaaatgattttctttACTAACAGTTAAAATGGATTTACAGCTGATGATTTGAGTGTTTTCTGAGCGTTGTCTGAGCTCCACTGATTTCTCTTCGCTTAGCTCGACCATGACTTTTCCATCCAGAGATCAGGGTCGTTGGATTTCTATCAGAACCCGGGCATGTTTTGGATAAGGTAACGCCATGTGTCCGCTGCAGCACGCCAGCCCCTGTCTTGTTGAACCCCAGTGTTGGCACTGAAACCTGCTCATGGCTGCTGTGGTCATTCAACCTATGTGTGTATGAACGTTTTCAATCCAGGTGGAGAGAATGTGCATGATTTGCTTCAGCATCATCGCAACTGGcatattttatgtgcttttccCTCAGTGTGCTGTTACTGTCACTGTCTTGCTTCTAACCTGCTTCTCATGAGCTTCAATCTTGTGCAGAAATAAAATACTCAACAGTCGGTCCCActaaaaaatcacttttttactaaaaaaatcacttttttagtactatcaaacaattaatcgtgattaattgcatctaaaataaatgtttttgcttacataatatttgtatgtatactgtgtatatttattatgtactgTACGTATTGATACACACATTtagtaaattacaaaaaaaaaaaaattacatgtagaaatttatattaatttgataatattatgtatatatatataataaatataaatataaatgtttttaatatattaacataacatatttttcttaaatatatccatgcatgtgagtgtatttatatatacctaATAAATATACACGGTACACATCCACATTTTGGATGCAATtcattgcgattaatcgtgtgacagtactaaaatatatttattattattaaatgtacactACAAATCACAAGTTTGGGCTcaataaatttgtttatttattttttggaacttCGTCTTTAGCAAGAATGTAAATGAAtactgataaaatatatatatatatttatattgaatatataattgtgagtttgttttACGCAACTAtgagaaaaatgaaatatatatatttttgagtttgtattacacaattctgaaaaaaaaagtcagaattgcgagatatgaactcggAATTTGCgaggaaaaacacagaattgtgatatacacacttgcatttgcaaaaaaaattctgaattgcgaAGTCCAaatttttatctcgcaattgcaagttaatacCCCCCTAAtcttactttataacttgcaattgtgagtttatatctcacaattctgactttataattcgcaattgtgagtttgtctcacaattctaagaagaaagtcagaattacgagatatgaactcggaattgcgatgataaagacagaattgcaatatacaaactcacaattctgaaaaaaaaagtcaattgcgaaGTCCaaatttttgttcaaaattctgactttttcagaatttcttgtaattgttttctttattttaattgttgttccttttttattattaataaaggttttttaaaatacttttctttttttttttttaattaaagagaTATTAAGTATTTTGGTGACCTTTGGGAGTGACTTTTATTTCGAGTATTTTATTCTGCACTCATGCCCATATTCTGTAACATGACTAAAATTCCCCCTTCTTCCATCAGACCACCGCTCTTGATAAGGAGAGGCAGATTCTCCGACGAGGATGCCACCAGAATGTGAGCGCAGCTCCCTGGACCACCCAGCCGACCTGTAGCCTCCACATCCCAGCCTTTACTCCCAGTCTGTGCCCCGGTCTGCACCTCGACCCCCTGTCCCAGCCGCCCAGCGGACTTCCCGCTCCAGCCCTCATCCCCGGTCCAAATCCCTCTACCACCACAGCCACCGCCACCACCACGCCCGAGTCTGAAGACTTTTCCGCCTGCTCCACGGAGACTGTTCGCTCCCTCTTCTCCCCTTTCTAGTGTCGAAAGGGAAGGGAACGAGTGGAAAGGGCACTAAATGAGAAGGAGGGTTTATGAGGATTCGGAACGCGGCCGAGTGGACCGATGAACTGAACCATTTTGTAATCTGATCACAGGGAAAATGATGACCGTCAAGAAGGggttttcttgtttatttatggTCATTATAATAACTTTtcgtttatttatacataataaatacattttcttttttattcaagttcaaaaatgtctttttctgtTGAAGCACCTtagaaatgtgatgtttttatggGTCCGGTATCGTTCATatgtttcagaaggaaactGGAAGGACATTTAGCTAATTTGACTCCTGGTAATTAGTACCCTGTGTTCCTAAAAACCTTTCTAAGCAGACTGAAAACTATTTGAATTGCAGATACCTCTTCAGAGATCAAGTCGTACGTGGATTTCCTTTCTATTGTGGTCGCACAGCATTCGTTCATACGCGAGATGGGGACCTTTTTTTGTAATcagtgtaaataatataatttcaattattttgatattgacaatatatttctttatcttaactagacaatgtaagtcacatttaaccatttttgcagtttttaggTATATGGAACATAAGCACAAATGCGTTGTTGGGAAAGACATAAGCAACATTCCTTAATACAGGGTCAGCTCTTGGAAATACAAATGCCAACGGTTCGGTCTGATGAATTCCATTTCATGAATGCAAGACATTAATTCAGTGGTACCTCTGCTGTTAGTGTCAGGAGGTCAGATTAGGCTTGAGTGTTTCTGAAGTGCAGTAAGAGGTGTTCTAGTAACTCATAGCCCTGCTTACTGTGTCATTGTATTCTCTCATTAGTGCATGGAATACGGAGTGGCTCTTACATTATAATTTGAGACATtatcttattaaaaaatatattataacctcattttgttgttgtttattcgTGGTGACTGACCCAGGATTTCCATTTATCAATTTAGGATTTAATTACCACTAGACCTGCAATCACTTCCCTACTGGCAATCAGAAGTAATTAGTATATTCTCCCAGAGCCTAGGCGAAGCGTGTAAGGCTGGGCCACCGGGCCTTGGAGCACAAATGCCACTAAATTGGACAAAAACGCCCCtgcacaaacaaatgaaatacaTTACATCCATTGCTAACAAAGTGAAGATGTGCTGAAAGTGTGTGTTTATGATGTTTGTTGTTCATAGAtttggctgcttttagccttgcCCTGAAGTTGGTTCACCCTCCGCCTATGTTCCAGAGATAAATAGTTAGAAACTTATGatagaaaacaataaaacaatagcaCAGTGTGTTTTAGGGATAGAGAAAATCACTAAAACTGATAAAGGGCCAtcactgaaatattttatattgactTGTGACAATGAACAAAAAAGTCAGCGCTAGTTTAACAGACACTTCAAACCTGTCAACAGAACTTGACAGgaacttaataaaaatgataaaatgtaaacatttcagcaaactataaacaatatatagaaataattcTTATCTGATGATATCCGTGTCTCAAGAccgcaatgtatttttcttgAAAAATGTTAGCCCTAAGTCACAGTCACAACAGGCTTCATTGCGAATGATTAACCAacataaaacaagacaaaataaatattttaaatatagtttaacCTTTAAATGCATACCTTGGGTCTAGGTAGTCTTCACTACCCTCTCCCTCCTTCAGTTTTTAAAGTTAGACATCCGCTTTCTTAGTATTTCACAAtctattcattttaaacagtataacgagaaaaaaatatgtatataaaagaatgtctgttttctgattATTTTGTTGTAGAGAGTGTATAGAGACCCGAGGTGTGTAATAGTGTAAGTTCATTTTTTCTGcgcaaaaatatttgcatatctgATGACTCAATCCGtgcaattcacctttattcctcgAGGTGGCACTGTTTGATAGACAAAAATTATGTGATTTATTATTACCGCAGGCATAAATCAAAAGACATCATCAACAAAAATCAAACTGGTTTGAATGGATTTACTGCAGAGCAGTTACTGTAtgccataaaatataaatgtcactgtcatttcatggtggatgtggtgaataagctgccagcGATCAAACTATTGATTTTGAAGTCACTGAAAATGATACGCTTGAAcgctgaatgtactgtggaagtgCGTTCTGAAAATGACAGCGATGGTAAAATAATCTGCTTAAAATAACCCTTCTAGagagttttttgctattgctgCAGTTAGAGATTCATCTGTGCTGGATATATAGGACCAGGTTGCTAAGGACCCGAATATGTAATAGTGATTGAtgaaacattcatgcatttaagggttaaataaGAATGTCTGATAAAGCAATGAAATAACAATCAAAACGCATAAAatgagagtggcgttccagcggatgacataGGACGTGGGCGTAACCAGAGCCGTAAGAATACGATAGTCTCACGAAAACCAAGTTTTGTTAACAACAAAGGAAAATCAGTGTCCTCTTCGTTTATGCCGAAATCCTCAgacattttctttacaaatcctcattttgtacgtCTAATTCGTaattggtgttttgttttgttttgctgcgGTTCCGTGTTCGTCACTGCGTTCGCCTACGTCCTAACGTTACGTCACCCGCTAGGAACGGCATTCTCGTGCAGGCGCGTTGGAATTTGGAAAGTttgcggaagctagagattaagcttgtaaagttgtaaaaaaaataagtattttgttTATACAAACGCATCGCTTCATTTCAGAAGGCCTTTGTTAATTCCTGGAGCAGTGTGGATCACATTTTTGATGGATGGAAGcattttgcttcaaaatataacttcgattgtattcgtctgaaagaacatgacacctaggatggcttgagggtgagtaaatcgtggggttttaatttttgggtgaactattcctcgAAGTTTGATATGACGCATTTGGCGTAAAACACGTTTTTAGGCTCTGTCTCAAGCTAAATCTCACGCCAAAGTAGCAGCCCTGCTtgtgatatgaaacaaagtcttagctttcaaattttgtaagttttagtacaaaattcaaacaataaatacagttttggcgCACGTAATGTGGCGTAATTCATTGTAGCGATTCAGTTAAAGCCAGAGACATTGAAAAACAGAGTTGCGACATGTTTTGATCTCGCCGGCGTCGCCGTCACGTGGTTTATGGAGCTCAATAGTTCCAAACAACCCAGAGCTGTCATTAGAGTTTAATGGATTTAAGCAACTTTTGATAAACATTACAACATATTATGCATTGATCATTACGTCGATGACATTTACAGAGTCACTTTGCGATGTGGAGGCAACATTAATGTGCTTTTCTTGTATTTAACACTCAGGTATTATATAATGTGACCATACACCCTAACTATTTTTCAGTTCTGTTTTAGctcagtaatatttattaatattttgatgagATCTTTTGgtactaaatatttatttagtccCCAGTGTTGGTCTAGAACTAATTATAGTCCATTAATTaccacttaaaatatttttctaatatttgtatttattatttacattacaattagaacagagaaaatgaaaagggttttaaattccaa includes:
- the dclk1a gene encoding serine/threonine-protein kinase DCLK1a isoform X2, with translation MLQYEVNGTPASQMSTPHSAKSPSPTPTSPGSLKKRRGSQHSGSSLSLASTKVCSMDEEEGPVSDAEPLEETPIPTVPSSISDRYKVGRMIGDGNFAVVHECVEHSTGRAYALKIINKGKCRGKEHMIQNEVAILRRVKHPNIVLLIEEMDTYSELYLVMELVKGGDLFDAITSANRYTERDASGMLYNLANAIKYLHSLNIVHRDIKPENLLVYEHQDGSKSLKLGDFGLATVVDGPLYTVCGTPTYVAPEIIAETGYGLKVDIWAAGVITYILLCGFPPFRGSTDDQEALFDQILLGQLEFPLPYWDNVSDSAKELIVSMLQVEVDQRYTALQVLEHPWVTNDGLSENEHQLSVAGKIKKHFNTGPKPSNNTPGVSVMTLDHDFSIQRSGSLDFYQNPGMFWIRPPLLIRRGRFSDEDATRM
- the dclk1a gene encoding serine/threonine-protein kinase DCLK1a isoform X5 — protein: MLQYEVNGTPASQMSTPHSAKSPSPTPTSPGSLKKRRGSQHSGSSLSLASTKVCSMDEEEGPVSDAEPLEETPIPTVPSSISDRYKVGRMIGDGNFAVVHECVEHSTGRAYALKIINKGKCRGKEHMIQNEVAILRRVKHPNIVLLIEEMDTYSELYLVMELVKGGDLFDAITSANRYTERDASGMLYNLANAIKYLHSLNIVHRDIKPENLLVYEHQDGSKSLKLGDFGLATVVDGPLYTVCGTPTYVAPEIIAETGYGLKVDIWAAGVITYILLCGFPPFRGSTDDQEALFDQILLGQLEFPLPYWDNVSDSAKELIVSMLQVEVDQRYTALQVLEHPWVTNDGLSENEHQLSVAGKIKKHFNTGPKPSNNTPGVSVMTTTALDKERQILRRGCHQNVSAAPWTTQPTCSLHIPAFTPSLCPGLHLDPLSQPPSGLPAPALIPGPNPSTTTATATTTPESEDFSACSTETVRSLFSPF